One Terriglobia bacterium genomic region harbors:
- a CDS encoding S8 family peptidase: MRYQHLILRLLMVAVLSLPMLCFGGGLDKLDGSLRERVRRGERGTIPIIIRTALVPADSNRSKSRLNQALYDRIEGHRGRVKKEFWAIDGLAAEAEVTELEGLAQTPGIEGISEDHVVRPSNDITVKSVGADIARMSYGVEGDGVGIAVLDSGVSPHGKDLDGSRRIGSRILAQWSTVGLDGNAMANAGSMDDSYGHGTHVAGIIAGNGDESGGALSGIAPKAKIISVKVLGDDGSGYVSDVIEGIQWVIQNKLKYNIRIINLSLGHPVSESYKTDPLAQACEAAVRAGIVVVVAAGNYGKDEFGKIVYGGITSPGNDPQVITVGAAKSQGTPARSDDAIADYSSRGPTALDLLSKPDLVATGNRVKSIADPSTNKNDLFDLYPQNRVDPSYYTQAGGTEIKKVHYFILSGTSMATAVVSGTVALMLQAQPHLTPNLVKAILMVTAQDLRLPFVVQGAGYLNTLGAVMLARNVSATRAPLGSSQLLDNGRALSTQNTIQGETVNWGGNIIWGENLLWGGIIESNLAIWSTQVAWGSGNVIWSNGNVLWSSGNMLWDSGNVLWSNGNVLWSNSVIWGGNFITGGSYIGASAAQSLNPLLVSRSLWSSDFCGGMSVTTSGNVIWSSSALISGE; encoded by the coding sequence ATGCGATACCAACATCTTATTCTCAGGCTCCTCATGGTCGCAGTGTTATCGCTGCCAATGCTTTGCTTTGGCGGAGGTTTGGACAAACTGGACGGATCCCTGCGCGAGAGGGTAAGGCGCGGAGAGCGCGGCACTATCCCGATCATCATCCGGACCGCCCTCGTGCCGGCCGATTCAAACCGTTCAAAATCGCGGCTTAACCAGGCCCTCTACGATAGGATTGAAGGACATCGAGGACGGGTCAAAAAGGAATTCTGGGCGATCGATGGCCTCGCAGCTGAGGCAGAGGTCACGGAACTGGAGGGACTTGCCCAGACACCCGGCATCGAAGGAATCTCGGAAGATCATGTGGTGAGGCCATCGAATGACATTACTGTCAAGTCCGTCGGCGCGGACATTGCCCGGATGAGTTATGGGGTCGAAGGTGATGGTGTTGGGATCGCTGTGCTGGATTCCGGCGTATCTCCCCATGGCAAAGACCTGGATGGCTCTCGACGGATCGGCAGCCGGATTCTCGCTCAATGGAGCACCGTTGGATTGGATGGCAACGCCATGGCGAACGCCGGGTCGATGGACGACAGTTATGGCCATGGGACCCATGTCGCTGGGATCATTGCTGGCAATGGAGATGAATCCGGAGGAGCGCTTTCGGGGATCGCACCGAAGGCGAAAATCATCAGCGTCAAGGTCTTGGGGGATGACGGATCGGGTTATGTAAGTGATGTCATCGAAGGGATCCAATGGGTAATTCAAAACAAACTTAAATACAACATTCGAATCATCAACCTTTCACTGGGGCATCCGGTTTCGGAATCCTACAAAACGGATCCTCTCGCCCAAGCCTGTGAGGCCGCTGTCAGAGCCGGCATTGTCGTTGTCGTCGCGGCGGGCAACTACGGTAAGGATGAGTTTGGGAAGATCGTGTATGGCGGAATTACCAGCCCCGGTAACGATCCCCAGGTGATAACTGTCGGTGCGGCGAAGTCCCAAGGGACGCCCGCCCGTTCCGACGACGCTATCGCGGATTATAGTTCGCGAGGACCCACAGCTCTCGACCTCCTTTCCAAGCCGGACTTGGTTGCCACCGGAAACCGGGTGAAGTCGATCGCAGATCCGAGCACCAATAAGAACGATCTCTTCGATCTCTACCCCCAGAACCGTGTGGACCCGTCTTATTACACTCAGGCTGGAGGGACCGAGATCAAAAAGGTCCACTACTTCATTTTGAGCGGAACGTCCATGGCAACCGCGGTGGTATCAGGGACAGTTGCGCTGATGCTCCAAGCCCAGCCTCATCTCACTCCCAATTTGGTTAAGGCAATCCTCATGGTGACGGCGCAGGACCTGCGACTGCCCTTCGTGGTTCAAGGGGCAGGCTACTTGAACACTCTTGGGGCGGTGATGCTTGCACGAAACGTCTCGGCAACCAGGGCCCCCCTGGGTTCTTCGCAGCTTCTTGATAATGGAAGAGCCTTGAGCACACAGAACACAATCCAGGGAGAAACTGTCAATTGGGGAGGCAATATCATTTGGGGAGAAAACCTGCTGTGGGGTGGAATCATCGAGAGCAATTTAGCGATATGGAGCACTCAGGTGGCCTGGGGCAGCGGCAATGTCATTTGGAGCAATGGCAATGTCTTATGGAGCAGTGGTAACATGCTCTGGGACAGTGGAAATGTGCTGTGGAGCAATGGAAATGTGCTGTGGAGTAACAGTGTCATCTGGGGAGGAAACTTTATAACTGGCGGAAGCTATATCGGAGCAAGTGCCGCGCAATCACTCAATCCCTTGCTAGTATCCAGGTCGTTGTGGAGTTCTGACTTTTGTGGAGGGATGTCGGTGACAACCAGTGGAAACGTGATATGGAGTTCTTCAGCCTTAATATCAGGGGAGTAG
- a CDS encoding diguanylate cyclase, with translation MVGLVISLSESKGFRRIWLENFYWTAPSFYVGASIAWALTVFYQRYGIAVIFLALPPLYLTYFTHKMYMARLEESHLHLRDMADLHLRTIETLALAIDAKDETTHLHLQRVRIFATGLGRALNLSDDELNSIKAGALLHDVGKLAVPEYILNKPGRLTPEEFNRMKVHPLVGAEILSAVNFPYPVVPVVLCHHERYDGTGYPNGLAGEEIPITARILSVVDCFDALASDRPYRRALPPEEAMKYIHEQKGKAFDPKIVELFESLYPTLEQEARAAALEAHRISANLPSFSLQTNPKGALAHPATGYSETTQIHHLRNIAAANQEVYSLYELIQTVGTSLNLVETLNLIASKIRKVIPCDCCVAYLRQDETLVPQYIDGKEKETFSDLAIPLGEGITGWVAENKRPLINSNPLVEFGYLGNAARFTLMRSALSVPLKVNEEVLSVITLYDETPNKFVGDNLRVLELIASKTALAIKNAITFEQTYENSLTDDLTGLPNSRHMFLKLDEEIARARRNGTALTVLAMDLNSFKEVNDTFGHSVGDKVLRQIGKYLRSTLRDYDFVARLGGDEFMAALPGLLGEDINKKIQQVQAAIEGIQSEKRFGRFIKLSLSIGSATFPQDGNDADTLLSVADSRMYANKFTQKKRRQQIEFAMDTSEEERSFPIQ, from the coding sequence ATGGTTGGCCTTGTCATTTCCCTTAGTGAATCGAAAGGATTTCGGCGCATTTGGCTGGAGAACTTCTACTGGACCGCTCCCAGTTTTTATGTGGGGGCATCCATCGCTTGGGCGCTGACGGTCTTTTATCAGCGGTATGGAATTGCCGTTATCTTCCTTGCTCTTCCCCCTCTGTACCTCACATATTTCACTCACAAGATGTACATGGCCCGTCTGGAAGAGAGTCATTTGCACCTGCGTGACATGGCCGATCTTCATTTGCGCACCATTGAAACTCTGGCCCTGGCCATTGATGCAAAAGACGAAACGACGCATCTGCATTTGCAACGGGTCCGCATCTTTGCGACGGGGCTTGGCAGGGCATTGAACCTGAGTGATGACGAACTCAATTCTATCAAGGCAGGGGCACTGCTTCATGATGTGGGCAAGCTGGCGGTGCCGGAATACATCCTCAACAAACCGGGGAGACTGACGCCGGAAGAATTTAACCGCATGAAGGTTCACCCTCTGGTCGGAGCAGAGATTCTCTCCGCAGTCAATTTCCCTTATCCTGTTGTGCCGGTGGTCCTGTGTCATCATGAAAGATACGATGGCACCGGATACCCAAACGGACTGGCAGGAGAAGAGATCCCTATTACAGCCCGCATCCTCTCTGTGGTGGATTGCTTCGATGCGCTTGCTTCAGATCGCCCCTACCGCCGGGCCTTGCCTCCCGAAGAGGCGATGAAATATATCCATGAACAGAAGGGAAAGGCATTCGATCCAAAGATCGTCGAACTCTTTGAGAGCCTTTATCCCACCCTTGAGCAAGAAGCCCGGGCTGCGGCGCTGGAAGCCCACCGGATCTCTGCCAATCTCCCCTCCTTTTCGCTCCAAACGAATCCCAAGGGGGCGCTGGCGCACCCGGCGACCGGATACAGCGAGACCACCCAGATCCATCATCTTCGAAACATCGCCGCTGCCAACCAAGAGGTTTATTCGCTGTATGAACTCATCCAAACGGTGGGCACCAGTCTCAATCTTGTTGAGACGTTGAACCTCATCGCCTCAAAAATCAGAAAGGTGATTCCCTGCGATTGTTGCGTTGCCTATTTGCGCCAGGACGAGACGCTTGTGCCCCAATACATAGACGGGAAGGAGAAAGAAACCTTCTCTGACCTTGCCATCCCTCTGGGAGAAGGAATTACCGGCTGGGTGGCTGAGAACAAACGGCCTCTGATCAATTCCAATCCGCTGGTGGAATTCGGGTACCTGGGCAATGCGGCGCGGTTCACTCTGATGCGGTCCGCCCTATCCGTGCCCCTTAAGGTGAATGAAGAGGTTCTCAGCGTCATCACTCTTTATGATGAAACCCCCAACAAGTTCGTGGGAGACAACCTTCGGGTGCTGGAGCTCATTGCTTCCAAGACCGCGCTCGCCATCAAGAATGCGATTACCTTTGAGCAAACCTATGAAAACTCCCTGACGGATGATTTGACCGGCCTTCCCAATTCGCGGCATATGTTCCTCAAGCTGGATGAGGAAATCGCGAGAGCCCGCCGAAACGGGACCGCCCTCACCGTTCTGGCTATGGACCTGAACTCCTTCAAGGAAGTGAATGACACTTTTGGACACTCCGTCGGCGACAAGGTGCTTCGCCAGATTGGGAAGTATTTGAGAAGTACACTGCGCGACTACGACTTTGTGGCCCGTCTCGGGGGAGACGAATTTATGGCTGCCCTGCCGGGACTTCTCGGAGAGGATATCAACAAGAAAATTCAACAGGTGCAAGCCGCCATCGAAGGGATTCAGTCCGAAAAACGGTTCGGCCGGTTTATTAAACTCTCGCTCAGCATCGGATCCGCCACTTTCCCCCAGGACGGAAACGACGCCGACACCTTGCTGTCTGTCGCCGACTCGCGCATGTACGCCAACAAATTCACGCAAAAGAAACGTCGCCAGCAGATTGAATTCGCCATGGATACTTCCGAAGAAGAGAGATCGTTTCCAATTCAATGA
- a CDS encoding ABC transporter permease, translated as MLRRLAPRILASIPLLFGVTLLSFLLMHTAQGDFLSSMQLNPQIDPATIETARTKFGLNLPWYVQYFKWIAQISRGNFGYSFAYQQPVTEIIGSYVANTLLLSVTALFLALIAALPLGILCAVKRNSWIDRAVHLVSSVGVSLPTILLALFAVLFAAKTGWFPIGGRERLDAAELGWFAHGRDLLHHLVLPAMVLAVNPAIVYFRQTRSNLSAVLDDPFIMTARAKGLGPLHILLRHAMRNALNPLISLFGFSVANLLNGAFLVEIIMSWPGLGRLTYEALLSRDLYLVMGSLTLASLMLIGGNLLADFLMAWNDPRIKVSSM; from the coding sequence ATGCTCCGTCGACTCGCTCCCCGGATCCTTGCCTCTATCCCCCTCCTGTTCGGAGTCACCCTTCTTTCATTTCTGTTGATGCACACGGCCCAGGGCGATTTTCTTTCTTCGATGCAGTTGAATCCCCAGATTGATCCCGCCACAATTGAGACCGCACGTACAAAATTCGGGTTGAATCTCCCCTGGTACGTACAATACTTCAAATGGATTGCGCAAATCTCCCGGGGAAATTTCGGGTACTCGTTTGCCTATCAGCAGCCGGTCACCGAGATCATCGGATCGTATGTCGCCAACACGCTTTTACTTTCCGTCACTGCGCTTTTCCTCGCGTTGATTGCGGCATTGCCGTTGGGGATTCTCTGTGCTGTTAAAAGAAACTCGTGGATAGATCGGGCCGTCCATCTGGTCTCCTCGGTCGGTGTGTCGCTGCCCACGATCCTCCTCGCCCTCTTCGCTGTTCTGTTCGCAGCAAAGACGGGTTGGTTCCCCATCGGAGGCCGCGAGCGGCTGGATGCCGCAGAACTGGGTTGGTTCGCCCATGGCCGGGATCTGCTTCATCACCTTGTTCTGCCGGCCATGGTCCTGGCGGTCAATCCGGCCATTGTCTATTTTCGACAGACTCGCAGCAACCTCTCCGCCGTATTGGACGATCCGTTCATCATGACAGCACGTGCCAAAGGACTGGGGCCTCTTCACATTCTATTGCGTCATGCCATGCGCAATGCACTGAACCCCCTCATATCGCTTTTTGGGTTTTCAGTCGCAAACCTGCTAAATGGGGCCTTCCTTGTGGAGATCATTATGTCCTGGCCCGGCTTGGGTCGACTGACCTACGAGGCCCTTCTCAGTCGCGATTTATACCTTGTGATGGGTTCTCTTACATTGGCTTCACTGATGTTGATTGGGGGAAATTTGTTGGCTGACTTTTTGATGGCGTGGAATGATCCAAGGATAAAAGTCAGCTCTATGTAG
- a CDS encoding ABC transporter permease → MKRTLLWNQKMLWGSALLLLFILVALGADFVAPYPPSNQYRTSFNSAPFSDSARADGAPPSIRLFVAADSYRWLGFLPSRRHLFGSQEGKPIFLLGSDEFGRDIFSRLVFGARISLLVGFLGVAISFFVGMLLGGISGFVGGWIDQMTMRGSELFMALPGLYLLLTLRSVFPKQLSPTASFFLIISILSLVNWGSIARVIRGMVLSLRENDFVEAARAVGASRARVLTRHILPNTAPFLLTQALLSIPYYILGEIALSFLGLGIQEPNPSWGNMLASALDITALTERPWILAPGAAIFLVVLAFNLFGEGLNDAFKPRR, encoded by the coding sequence ATGAAGAGAACCCTCCTTTGGAATCAAAAAATGCTCTGGGGATCCGCCCTTCTCCTTCTCTTCATCCTGGTCGCCTTGGGTGCCGACTTTGTGGCGCCCTATCCCCCTTCCAATCAGTATCGGACGTCATTCAACTCGGCGCCCTTCTCGGACAGCGCGCGGGCCGACGGTGCTCCTCCGTCAATCCGTTTGTTTGTCGCCGCGGATTCATACCGATGGCTTGGATTTCTTCCATCGCGGCGGCACCTCTTCGGCTCTCAGGAGGGAAAGCCGATTTTCCTTCTTGGAAGCGACGAATTCGGACGTGATATCTTCTCACGCCTGGTCTTTGGGGCACGGATCTCGCTTCTCGTCGGTTTCCTCGGGGTTGCCATCTCTTTCTTCGTGGGGATGTTGCTGGGGGGAATCTCGGGGTTCGTGGGAGGTTGGATTGACCAGATGACCATGCGCGGTTCGGAGCTGTTCATGGCGCTGCCCGGCCTTTATCTGCTCCTGACCCTGCGATCCGTATTTCCCAAACAACTTTCCCCAACAGCGAGCTTTTTTCTAATCATCAGCATTCTCTCCCTGGTGAACTGGGGTTCGATTGCCCGCGTCATCCGCGGAATGGTTCTTTCGTTACGAGAAAACGATTTTGTCGAGGCAGCCCGGGCAGTGGGTGCTTCAAGAGCACGGGTCCTTACCCGGCATATCCTCCCCAACACTGCTCCTTTTCTGCTGACTCAAGCGTTGTTAAGCATTCCATATTACATTTTGGGCGAAATTGCCCTATCGTTCCTGGGATTGGGAATTCAAGAACCCAATCCAAGCTGGGGCAACATGCTGGCCTCAGCCCTGGATATCACCGCCCTCACGGAACGACCGTGGATTCTTGCGCCCGGTGCTGCCATCTTTTTGGTCGTGTTGGCCTTCAACCTATTTGGGGAAGGGTTGAACGACGCATTCAAGCCCAGAAGGTAG
- a CDS encoding SIS domain-containing protein: MSLMLQEIDEQPGVLERTLNAEWKHAEQLSRVLARRSPSLIVLVARGTSDNAAQFGRYLLEITTGIPVSLAAPSVHTLYRARLRLSNTLAIGISQSGESTDINLTIQHAKECGAMTVGITNDSRSTLASLVDEIFVTRAGQERSVAATKTYTAQLMVLYLLAACLRGFPDGWSKSLTRIPGWTARSLLLKASIREIVERYRFMRQCAVVGRGLNYANAFELAIKLMETCYVMAERFSSADFLHGPIAMVEGGFPVILFAAPGKAFRDMLRLTRRLMQLKAETVVISSEAQILKFATRALKMRDRIDDLYSPIPYIVPGQIFAALLAETKGLSPDTPRSLSKITRTV; this comes from the coding sequence ATGTCTTTGATGCTTCAGGAAATCGATGAGCAACCCGGCGTCCTCGAGCGCACTCTGAATGCAGAATGGAAACATGCCGAGCAGTTGAGCCGAGTTCTCGCGCGGCGGAGTCCTTCCTTGATTGTGCTGGTGGCTCGAGGAACCTCCGATAACGCCGCCCAATTTGGCCGGTACCTCCTGGAAATTACGACTGGGATCCCCGTGTCACTGGCGGCGCCTTCGGTCCACACGTTGTATCGGGCCAGACTACGCCTTTCCAATACGCTTGCGATTGGAATCTCTCAGTCCGGAGAATCTACCGACATTAACCTTACGATTCAGCACGCCAAAGAGTGCGGCGCCATGACCGTCGGGATCACCAATGATTCCCGGTCCACCCTGGCCTCCCTTGTGGACGAGATTTTTGTCACACGGGCTGGCCAGGAAAGAAGTGTGGCCGCGACTAAGACTTATACCGCCCAGCTCATGGTGCTTTACCTTTTGGCGGCTTGTCTTCGAGGATTTCCCGATGGGTGGAGCAAATCCCTGACGCGCATCCCCGGATGGACCGCACGATCCCTCTTATTAAAAGCGAGCATCCGCGAGATTGTGGAGCGATATCGTTTCATGCGTCAGTGTGCTGTGGTCGGCCGCGGCCTGAATTATGCCAATGCCTTTGAGCTGGCGATTAAGCTGATGGAAACCTGCTATGTTATGGCGGAGCGTTTTTCATCAGCAGATTTCCTCCATGGCCCGATCGCCATGGTGGAAGGAGGGTTCCCCGTCATTCTCTTTGCTGCGCCCGGAAAAGCTTTTCGCGACATGCTCAGGCTCACGCGTCGACTGATGCAATTAAAGGCCGAGACCGTTGTGATTTCCAGCGAGGCCCAGATCCTTAAGTTCGCTACGCGCGCATTGAAAATGCGAGACCGGATCGATGATCTCTATTCTCCAATCCCTTACATTGTTCCCGGCCAAATCTTCGCAGCTTTACTTGCGGAAACGAAAGGGCTGAGTCCGGACACCCCTCGATCGCTTAGCAAGATCACCCGAACAGTCTGA
- a CDS encoding Na+:solute symporter, translating to MQLTWIDWLAIAAYFLFNILIGLYYRKRATGSTEDFFISGRNVSWWLAGTSMVATTFAADTPLAVTGMVASYGIAGNWLWWSMLMSGMLTVFFYARLWRRAGVLTDVEFAEIRYSGKPAAFLRGFRSLYLGLPINCIIMGWVNLAMVKILMIIFGVTKLHALMLVFAIMLVTAMISTLSGLWGVLVMDLFQFVLKMGMVIILAYFSVKAVGGMGALKEKLMALDAAKEATSGGQGSILSFLPTVGSPWMPMITFFVYIAINWWATWYPGAEPGGGGYIAQRIFCAKDEKNSLLATLWFNIAHYAMRPWPWILTALCSLVLYPTLVDKESGFIKTIVDPNVFPVALRGVMIAAFAAAYMSTIGTQLNWGASYLVNDFYKRFLLKGRHEKHYVRISQATTILIMVISCVVTYYQDSISGAWKFLIAIGAGTGSVYILRWFWWRINAWSEVAAMATSFFVSLMLQFYFKLSSDNPRDFAWIVIITVACSTTVWLAVTLMTASEKKETLLSFYRRVRPSAALWGPIASEAADVIPSHDAFFNFLDWISGCVLVYMTLFGVGKIIFGQTGTGMVFLVIAAAAGYVIYWDLNRRGWKTVLE from the coding sequence TTGCAACTCACATGGATTGACTGGCTCGCCATCGCGGCCTATTTTTTATTCAATATTCTCATCGGCCTCTATTACCGCAAGCGTGCGACGGGTTCGACCGAAGACTTCTTCATCAGTGGCCGCAATGTGTCCTGGTGGCTGGCAGGGACCTCCATGGTGGCCACCACGTTCGCCGCGGATACTCCCCTGGCGGTCACCGGGATGGTGGCCAGCTACGGAATCGCAGGGAATTGGCTGTGGTGGAGCATGCTGATGAGTGGCATGCTGACGGTGTTTTTTTATGCCCGGCTGTGGCGCCGGGCCGGCGTGCTCACAGATGTCGAATTTGCAGAGATTCGGTACAGCGGCAAACCAGCGGCCTTCCTCCGGGGATTTCGATCCCTTTACCTCGGGCTGCCCATCAACTGCATCATCATGGGATGGGTCAATCTCGCCATGGTCAAGATCCTGATGATCATCTTTGGCGTCACCAAGCTTCATGCCCTCATGCTCGTCTTTGCGATCATGTTGGTCACCGCGATGATTTCGACGCTCTCAGGGCTTTGGGGCGTGCTGGTCATGGATCTCTTCCAATTTGTCTTGAAGATGGGCATGGTCATCATCCTGGCCTATTTCTCTGTCAAGGCGGTTGGGGGCATGGGCGCGCTGAAGGAGAAGCTGATGGCGCTGGACGCGGCGAAGGAAGCGACCAGCGGGGGACAAGGTTCGATTCTCTCGTTCCTGCCGACCGTCGGGTCTCCGTGGATGCCAATGATCACTTTTTTTGTTTACATCGCCATCAATTGGTGGGCGACATGGTATCCCGGCGCAGAACCGGGGGGCGGAGGTTACATTGCCCAGCGGATTTTTTGTGCCAAGGATGAGAAGAACTCGCTGCTGGCGACCCTCTGGTTCAACATCGCCCATTACGCAATGCGGCCTTGGCCGTGGATTTTGACCGCCCTGTGCTCGCTGGTTCTTTACCCCACCCTGGTTGACAAGGAATCCGGGTTCATCAAGACCATCGTCGATCCCAACGTATTTCCGGTGGCCCTGCGAGGGGTGATGATCGCCGCTTTTGCCGCGGCTTATATGTCCACCATTGGAACACAACTCAACTGGGGCGCCTCGTACCTGGTCAATGACTTCTACAAACGCTTCTTGCTAAAAGGACGACACGAGAAGCATTATGTCCGGATCTCCCAGGCGACCACGATCCTGATTATGGTAATTTCCTGTGTCGTCACTTACTACCAGGACTCGATCTCGGGGGCGTGGAAATTTCTGATTGCCATCGGGGCGGGGACCGGCAGCGTTTACATCCTTCGCTGGTTCTGGTGGCGCATCAATGCCTGGAGCGAGGTCGCGGCGATGGCAACCTCGTTTTTCGTGTCGCTCATGCTGCAGTTCTACTTTAAACTGAGCAGTGACAACCCCCGCGACTTTGCCTGGATCGTTATCATTACAGTCGCTTGTTCAACCACCGTTTGGCTGGCAGTGACGCTGATGACCGCCTCTGAAAAGAAAGAGACCTTGCTTTCGTTTTATCGACGCGTTCGACCAAGCGCTGCCTTGTGGGGGCCGATCGCCTCTGAGGCCGCCGACGTAATCCCCAGTCATGATGCCTTTTTCAATTTCCTCGACTGGATCTCAGGTTGCGTCCTCGTGTATATGACCCTGTTCGGCGTCGGAAAGATTATCTTCGGGCAAACGGGAACCGGCATGGTGTTTCTTGTGATCGCTGCCGCCGCAGGATATGTCATCTATTGGGACCTCAACCGCCGAGGTTGGAAAACGGTCCTCGAGTAG
- the murQ gene encoding N-acetylmuramic acid 6-phosphate etherase — protein MRNKKDFNRLTTEARNPRTRQLDVLPTRQLVELINREDHNVAKAVGRSVAQLTRAVEIISSQVAKGGRLIYIGAGTSGRIGILDAVECAPTFNTDPDQIQGMIAGGFDACYRAIEANEDDADAGARDLLKKGVSARDIVVGIAASGRTPYTCGALRFANSMGAKTIAVVNNPRSEMKKIADLTIEALTGPEALTGSTRMKAGTAQKMICNILTTATMVRLGAAYSNLMINVHMKNEKLLNRGLTILHEITGAGEPEARKAVASARGDLKIAAVMLARKCNAAQARDLLNGREGNLRKALEKTTPAKK, from the coding sequence GTGAGAAACAAAAAAGACTTCAACCGACTAACGACAGAAGCCCGCAATCCAAGAACGCGGCAACTTGACGTTCTGCCGACGCGACAGCTTGTTGAACTGATCAACCGCGAGGATCATAACGTCGCCAAAGCCGTGGGGCGCTCTGTGGCTCAGCTCACGCGCGCTGTAGAGATAATCTCGAGCCAGGTGGCGAAGGGGGGACGTTTGATTTACATCGGGGCGGGCACCAGCGGGAGGATTGGAATCCTTGATGCCGTTGAATGCGCTCCTACCTTTAACACCGATCCGGACCAAATCCAGGGGATGATCGCGGGCGGATTTGATGCTTGCTATCGCGCCATTGAGGCGAACGAGGATGATGCGGATGCAGGGGCCCGTGACCTGCTCAAGAAGGGGGTCTCCGCACGGGATATCGTGGTGGGAATTGCCGCGAGTGGGCGGACCCCCTACACCTGTGGGGCGTTGCGGTTTGCCAACTCCATGGGTGCGAAAACCATCGCCGTGGTCAACAACCCGCGCTCCGAGATGAAGAAGATCGCCGACCTCACCATTGAAGCCCTCACAGGCCCGGAGGCCCTGACGGGATCAACCCGCATGAAAGCGGGCACAGCCCAAAAAATGATTTGTAATATCCTTACGACCGCCACCATGGTTCGGCTCGGCGCTGCCTATTCGAACCTGATGATTAATGTCCACATGAAGAACGAGAAGTTGCTGAACCGCGGTCTGACGATCTTGCACGAAATCACCGGGGCCGGTGAGCCAGAGGCTCGCAAAGCGGTGGCCTCGGCTCGAGGTGACCTGAAAATCGCAGCCGTTATGCTCGCACGAAAGTGCAACGCTGCCCAGGCCCGAGACCTCCTGAACGGAAGAGAGGGAAACCTGCGGAAGGCGCTTGAGAAAACCACGCCTGCAAAGAAGTGA
- the nagA gene encoding N-acetylglucosamine-6-phosphate deacetylase, with translation MLTAIRTKSVTTPREEIQEAVILVEGGVVKRVASRADLEIPAEASIVDAPDTTVVPGFLDIHVHGGAGHDVMHSFDESLSAVATSLFRHGTTAFYPTTVTASRDQTLRAVEFLGQAIKRIEAGEFPGQNREPMALPLGIHLEGPFISTAKPGTHPAQHIAAPSKEFLNDLLDASDERIELLTVAPEAEGAVEFIRYARSLDLKIGLGHSNATFEETERAINAGATHAVHLFNAMRPWNHRDPGIVGAALADPRLSCEVIADGIHVHPLNVQIAFRQKSYERILGITDATSATGMPDGRYQLAGFEIEVKAGVCLGPDGQLAGSTLTQDRVVKHFVDWHCCNFREAIQTTTLNIAHLMGIEAHHGRIAEGSLARFNFYDENLKFVGAKIF, from the coding sequence ATGCTGACTGCCATTCGAACAAAGTCCGTGACAACGCCACGGGAAGAAATCCAGGAGGCCGTGATTCTGGTCGAGGGGGGGGTTGTCAAGCGGGTGGCCTCCAGAGCGGATCTGGAAATCCCGGCGGAAGCAAGCATCGTAGACGCACCGGACACCACTGTTGTGCCGGGTTTTCTCGACATCCATGTGCATGGCGGTGCGGGACATGATGTGATGCACTCTTTCGACGAATCGCTTTCGGCCGTTGCGACTTCCCTCTTCCGCCACGGCACGACGGCATTCTATCCGACCACGGTAACCGCCTCGAGGGACCAGACCCTCCGGGCGGTCGAGTTTCTGGGCCAGGCCATTAAGCGGATTGAGGCCGGAGAGTTTCCCGGACAGAATCGGGAACCGATGGCCCTCCCATTGGGCATCCATCTCGAAGGGCCTTTCATCAGTACGGCCAAACCGGGGACCCATCCGGCTCAACACATTGCTGCGCCTTCCAAGGAGTTTCTCAACGACCTGCTCGATGCCTCCGACGAACGCATCGAACTCCTCACGGTCGCTCCGGAGGCCGAGGGAGCGGTTGAATTCATACGTTATGCAAGATCGTTGGATCTCAAAATCGGTTTGGGTCACAGCAACGCCACCTTTGAGGAGACGGAAAGGGCCATCAATGCCGGCGCCACCCACGCCGTCCACTTGTTCAATGCGATGCGACCCTGGAATCATCGCGACCCGGGAATTGTGGGGGCCGCCCTGGCTGATCCGCGCCTGTCGTGTGAGGTCATTGCCGACGGGATCCATGTCCATCCACTGAATGTCCAAATTGCCTTTCGACAAAAGTCCTATGAGAGGATACTGGGGATTACGGATGCCACCAGTGCCACCGGCATGCCAGATGGACGTTATCAATTGGCGGGATTTGAAATCGAAGTCAAAGCCGGCGTTTGCCTCGGCCCGGACGGCCAGCTGGCGGGATCAACCCTTACACAGGATCGGGTAGTGAAGCATTTTGTCGATTGGCATTGCTGTAATTTCCGGGAGGCCATCCAGACCACCACTCTGAACATCGCCCACCTCATGGGAATCGAGGCCCACCACGGACGAATCGCCGAGGGGTCGCTGGCACGATTCAATTTTTATGACGAAAATCTGAAGTTCGTGGGAGCAAAGATCTTCTAG